The genomic region CACCGCCGGTCGCCGCGACCGGACTGAGTGTCGACCTGGGCCTGCACCTGGGCGGCAAGCCGAGCCAGCAACAGATCGCCGCGCTGTTCCAGCAGTGGAACGCGGCGCTGGCCACCGGTCAGCCGACCGTGGTGGCCGACCTGTACACCCCGGGCGCGGTGCTGCTGCCCACCCTGTCCAACGAGGTGCGCACCAGCAGGGCCGCCATCCTGGACTACTTCAAGTCCTTCCTGGCCAAGGGACCCAGCGGGCGGATCCTCAGCTCCACGGTCACCGTGCTGGACCGCGACACCGCGATGAACAACGGCACCTACCTGTTCACCTTCAAGGACGGCTCCACCGCGCAGGCCCGGTTCACCTACGTCTACGAGAAGGTCGGCGGCCGCTGGCTGATCGCCGCGCACCACTCCTCGGCCATGCCGGAGAAGTAACCGTTCGACGGCCATCGTCGAATATCGTCGAATCGCGGATTCGGCCGGGACGTCCGGCCGAATCCGCTCGATCAGGTAGCAAAGTTTCCGGAAAGTCGTGGCCAGTGCGGTGTTGACGTGGTCGCGGGGTGGCCGTAGCTTTCGCGGTCGAAGCGCTTCGATTCGATGCTGAGTCACCGTTTTCCTGGAGGACATCGATGTTCCGGCGAGTGCGGATCGTGGCGCTGAGCGCCTTGCTGTTGGTGGCCGCCGGCTGTGGTGGCTCCGGGGACTCGGATGCGAACACCCTGGAGGTCTGGCACTACGAGGCGCCCAACAGCGCCATGGGCATCGCCTGGCAGCAGGCGATCAAGGAGTTCGAGGCCAGTCATCCCGGGGTGCAGGTCCGCTTCCAGGAGAAGGGTTTCGAGCAGATCCAGAAGACCGCGCCGATGGTGCTCAACTCCCGTGAGGCGCCGGATGTGCTGGAGTACAACAAGGGCAACGCCACCACGGGCCTGCTCTCCCGGCAGGGCCTGCTGACCGACCTCAGCGAGGAAGCCGGGAAACGCGGCTGGGACAAGCTGCTCGCCCCCGGCCTGCAGACCACCGCGAAGTACGACGAGCGCGGCGTGATGGGCTCCGGCAAGTGGTTCGGCGTGCCGAACTACGCCGAGTACGTCACCGTCTACTACAACCAGGACGCCTTCCGGCAGCGCGGGATCGCGGTGCCGACCACCCTGGCCGAACTCACCGCGGCGATGGACACCTTCGTCGCCGCGGGGGTGACCCCGCTGGCGGTGGGCGGCGCGGAGTACCCGGCCCAGCACATCCTCTACCAGCTCGCGCTGAGCAAGGCCGACCGCGGCTGGGTGGACCGCTTCCAGCGCTACACCGGCCCGGTCGACTTCCACGACGCCGCCTGGAGCCACGCCGCGGAGACCTTCGCCGAGTGGGTGCGCAAGGGATACCTCAAGGGCACCGCGGCCGGGGTCAAGGCCGAGGACATGGGCGCGGCCTTCACCCGCGGCGAGCACCCGATCATGATCTCCGGCAGCTGGTGGCACGGCAGGCTGGCCAAGGAGATCACCGGCTTCCAGTGGAGCACCTTCCGCTGGCCCGGCAACAAGCTCAGCGCCGGCTCGGCAGGCAACCACTGGGTGGTGCCGCAGGGCTCGAAGAACAAGCAGTTGGCCTACGACTTCATCGACATCACCATGCGCAAGGGCATCCAGAACAAGCTCGCCGAGTCGGGCGCCATCGCGGTGGCCGCCGACCCCGCGCCTGCCACCGACGCGCGCACCAAGGTGCTCAACGAGGACTTCGCCGCGCTGGTGCAGGGAGACGGGCTCGCCTTCTACCCCGACTGGCCCGCGCCCGGCTACTACGACGCCATGGTCTCCGGCACCCAGAAGCTGATCACCGGGGCCGCGCCGCCGCACCAGGTGCTGACCGAGCTGGCCAAGCCGTACCAGGAAAACCTGGCCACGGTCGGCAGATGAGGACCCGCGCCTACTGGCTCTACCTGATCCCCGGCGCCCTGCTGTTCCTGGCGGTGATCCTGGTGCCGCTGGTGATGAACCTGGGCCTGAGCCTCACCCGCTGGTCGGGCGTCGGCGATCCACAGTGGACCGGACTCGACAACTACCAGAGGTTGTTCGCCGACAGCACGTTCTGGGCCTCCTTCCGGCACAACATCGGCCTGGTGCTGGCCATGGCGGTGCTGCCCACCCTGCTCGGCCTGGTGCTGGCGGCCACCCTGTTCGACATCGTGGGCAAGCGGTTCGGCCCGCGCACCGCGAGCGTCATCCGCGCCTGCCTCTACCTGCCGCAGGTGCTGCCGATCGCGGTGGCCGGCATCGTCTGGAGCTGGATCCTGGCCTCGGAGAACGGCGCGCTCAACGAGGTCCTGGCCGGCCTCGGCCTGGGCGGGCTGGCCCAGGACTGGCTGGGCAACCCGGATCTGGCGCTCTACAGCGTGATGGGCGTGCTGGTGTGGGTGCAGCTGGGCTATCCGGTGGTGATCTTCATGTCCGGGTTGCAGCGGGTGGATCCCGCGCTGTACGAGGCCGCCGACCTCGACGGCGCGTCCTGGTGGCGGCGGTTCTGGCACATCACCGTGCCGCACATCCGGCCGGAGAGCTACGTGGTCCTGTTGACCTGCACCATCGCCGCGCTCAAGGTCTTCGGCCCGATCTACGTGCTCACCAGGGGCGGCCCCGGCGGGGCGACCACGGTGCCCGCCTACTTCAGCTTCCAGAACTTCTTCGAGCGCACCCAGGTCGGCTACGGCGCGGCCATCGCCACCGTGCTGCTGGTGCTCATCCTGGCGCTGACCGCGGTCTTCGTCCGGGTGCAGCACCGTGGCGAGCGGGTGGGGGCGAGCGCATGACCCGGCGCAGGATCGGCTGGCCCGCCACCGCGGTGCTGCTCTCCCTGCTCGTGCTGGCGGTGGCCATGCTGGCGCCGTTCGTGATCGTGGCGCTCAACGCGGTCAAGACGCCCGCGGAGTACGCCGCCGACGGCCCGCTGAGCCTGCCTGACGGGCTGCACCTGGCCGGGATCATCGACTTCTGGCAGCGGGTGGACTTCGGCGGCAAGCTGCTCAACAGCTTCCTGATCAGCGGCGCGGTCGCGGTGCTGGCCGTGCTGGTCTCGGTGTGCAACGCCTACGCGCTGGGCATCGGCCGGGTGCGCGGGCGGGTGTGGATCGTGGTGCTGTTCCTGATCGCCAACACCATGCCGCAGGAGGCGCTGGTCTACCCGCTGTACTACCTGTTCAAGGAAGTCGGCCTGTACGACACCCAGCTCGGCGTGATCATCGTCTTCACCGTGGTCCAGGCGGCCTTCGGCACCTACCTGCTGTCCTCGATCCTCGGGGAGTTCCCGCGGGAGATCCTGGAGGCGGCCCGGATCGACGGCGCGAACTCCTGGCAGGTGCTGATCAGGGTGGTGGTGCCGGTCAGCAGGCCGACGCTGGGCGTGCTGTTCGTGTTCTTCTTCATCTGGACCTGGAACGAGTTCTTCCTGCCGCTGGTGCTGCTGGTGTCCAACGAGACCCAGACCGTGCCGGTGGCACTCGGTGTGCTGCAAGGGCAACGCATGATGGACGCGACCACCACCAGCGCCTCCGCGCTGCTGGGCCTCATCCCGGCGGTGGCGTTCTTCCTCATCTTCCAACGGACCCTGACCAGGGGACTGACCGCGGGAATGGGCCGATGAAGTTCAGCGACGGCTACTGGCTGCTGCGCGAGGGCGTGCGCGCCGAGCACCCGGTGCAGGCCCACGACGTGACGCCGGGACCCGGCTCGCTCACCGTGCACGCGCCCACCAGGCGGGTGCGCCACCGCGGCGACCTGTTGAAGGGCCCGGTGGTCACCGTCGGCCTGACCGCGCCGATGCCGGGGGTCATCGGCGTCACCATCACCCACTTCGCCGGGGAGCAGCCCAGGAAGCCCAGGTTCGAGCTGGCCGTGGCCGAGCGCTCGGCCGGCACGGACGACTGGGACTCGGTGTCCATTGTGGACGATGAGGCGGTGCTCAGCTCCGGCGAGCTGTCGGTGCGGGTGGCCCGCGGCAGGCCGTGGTCGCTGGACTTCATCGCCGACGGCAGGGTGCTGACCTCCAGCGGCGACAACGGCATGGGGTTCATGACCACCGGCGACGGCGGGCACCACGTGCGCGAGCAGCTGCGGCTGGCGGTGGGCGAGCTGGTCTACGGGCTGGGGGAGCGGTTCGGGCCGCTGGTGAAGAACGGCCAGGTGGTCGACATCTGGAACGCCGACGGCGGCACCGCCAGCGAGCAGGCCTACAAGAACATGCCGTTCTACCTGAGCAGCGCGGGCTACGGCGTGCTGGTCGACCACCCGGGGCTGGTCTCCTTCGAGGTGGGCTCGGAGGCGGTGTCCAAGGTGCAGTTCAGCGTCGAAGGCCAGTCGCTGCGCTACTTCCTCATCCACGGTCCTGCGCCCAAGGACGTGCTGCGCCGCTACACCGCGCTGACCGGGCGGCCCGCGCTGCCACCGGCCTGGTCCTTCGGGCTGTGGCTGTCCACCTCCTTCACCACCTCCTACGACGAGCAGACCGTCACCGGTTTCCTGGACGGCATGCGCGAGCGGGACATCCCGCTGAGCGTGGTGCACTTCGACTGCTTCTGGATGCGCGAGCTGCACTGGTGCGACTTCCAGTGGGACCCGCGCACCTTCCCCGATCCCGAGGGCATGCTGGCCAGGCTCAAGGCCCGCGGGCTCAAGGTGTGCGTGTGGATCAACCCCTACATCGCCCAGCGCTCGGCGCTCTTCGCCGAGGGCCAGGCCAAGGGCTACCTGCTGCGCAGGCCCAACGGCGATGTCTGGCAGTGGGACCTGTGGCAGCCGGGCATGGCGCTGGTGGACTTCACCAACCCGGCCGCCCGCCGCTGGTACGCCGAGAAGCTGGGCGCGCTGCTGGACCAGGGCGTGGACTGCTTCAAGACCGACTTCGGCGAACGGGTGCCCACCGACGTGGTCTACTACGACCGCGCCGACCCCGAGCGGATGCACAACTACTACACCTACCTCTACAACCGCACCGTCTTCGACCTGCTGCGCGAACGGCGCGGCGAGGGCGAGGCGGTGGTCTTCGCCCGCTCGGCAACCGTTGGCTGCCAACAGTTCCCGGTGCACTGGGGCGGGGACTGCGAGTCCACCTTCGAGGCGATGGCGGAGAGCCTGCGCGGCGGGCTGTCCCTCGGCCTGTCCGGCTTCGGCTTCTGGAGCCACGACATCGGCGGCTTCGAGGGCACCCCGGACCCGGCGCTGTTCAAGCGCTGGATCGCCTTCGGCCTGCTGTCCTCGCACAGCCGCCTGCACGGCAGCTCCTCCTACCGGGTGCCCTGGCTCTTCGACGAGGAGTCCACCCCGGTGCTGCGGTTCTTCACCCGGCTCAAGGCCCGGCTGATGCCGTACCTGTTCGCCGCGGCGGTGCAGGCGCACACCGAGGGCGTGCCGGTGCTGCGGGCGATGGCGCTGGAGTTCCCCGAGGACCCGGCCTGCGCGCACCTGGAGCGGCAGTACCTGCTCGGCGAGGACCTGTTGGTGGCACCGGTGTTCAGCGCCGATGGCGAGGTCTCCTACTACCTGCCCGAGGGCACCTGGACCGATGTGCTGACCGGCGAGGCGGTGCCGGGCGGGCGGTGGCTGCGGCGGCGCTACGACTTCCAGTCCCTGCCGCTGCTGGCCAGGCCCGGCTCGGTGATCCCGTTCGGCGCGGTGGATGACCGGCCGGACTACGACTACGCCGAGGGCGTGACCCTGCACGTGCACCAGCTCGCCGACGGGACGCGGGTACGCACCAGGGTGCCGGAGGTCTCCGGCGCGACCGCGGTGGTCTTCGACACCGCGCGGATGGGGCGCACGGTCATGG from Crossiella sp. CA-258035 harbors:
- a CDS encoding SgcJ/EcaC family oxidoreductase is translated as MSVNNGVRIVAAAAALLAITAVPATAATSAAAAPPVAATGLSVDLGLHLGGKPSQQQIAALFQQWNAALATGQPTVVADLYTPGAVLLPTLSNEVRTSRAAILDYFKSFLAKGPSGRILSSTVTVLDRDTAMNNGTYLFTFKDGSTAQARFTYVYEKVGGRWLIAAHHSSAMPEK
- a CDS encoding extracellular solute-binding protein, yielding MFRRVRIVALSALLLVAAGCGGSGDSDANTLEVWHYEAPNSAMGIAWQQAIKEFEASHPGVQVRFQEKGFEQIQKTAPMVLNSREAPDVLEYNKGNATTGLLSRQGLLTDLSEEAGKRGWDKLLAPGLQTTAKYDERGVMGSGKWFGVPNYAEYVTVYYNQDAFRQRGIAVPTTLAELTAAMDTFVAAGVTPLAVGGAEYPAQHILYQLALSKADRGWVDRFQRYTGPVDFHDAAWSHAAETFAEWVRKGYLKGTAAGVKAEDMGAAFTRGEHPIMISGSWWHGRLAKEITGFQWSTFRWPGNKLSAGSAGNHWVVPQGSKNKQLAYDFIDITMRKGIQNKLAESGAIAVAADPAPATDARTKVLNEDFAALVQGDGLAFYPDWPAPGYYDAMVSGTQKLITGAAPPHQVLTELAKPYQENLATVGR
- a CDS encoding sugar ABC transporter permease, translated to MRTRAYWLYLIPGALLFLAVILVPLVMNLGLSLTRWSGVGDPQWTGLDNYQRLFADSTFWASFRHNIGLVLAMAVLPTLLGLVLAATLFDIVGKRFGPRTASVIRACLYLPQVLPIAVAGIVWSWILASENGALNEVLAGLGLGGLAQDWLGNPDLALYSVMGVLVWVQLGYPVVIFMSGLQRVDPALYEAADLDGASWWRRFWHITVPHIRPESYVVLLTCTIAALKVFGPIYVLTRGGPGGATTVPAYFSFQNFFERTQVGYGAAIATVLLVLILALTAVFVRVQHRGERVGASA
- a CDS encoding carbohydrate ABC transporter permease: MTRRRIGWPATAVLLSLLVLAVAMLAPFVIVALNAVKTPAEYAADGPLSLPDGLHLAGIIDFWQRVDFGGKLLNSFLISGAVAVLAVLVSVCNAYALGIGRVRGRVWIVVLFLIANTMPQEALVYPLYYLFKEVGLYDTQLGVIIVFTVVQAAFGTYLLSSILGEFPREILEAARIDGANSWQVLIRVVVPVSRPTLGVLFVFFFIWTWNEFFLPLVLLVSNETQTVPVALGVLQGQRMMDATTTSASALLGLIPAVAFFLIFQRTLTRGLTAGMGR
- the yicI gene encoding alpha-xylosidase, with translation MKFSDGYWLLREGVRAEHPVQAHDVTPGPGSLTVHAPTRRVRHRGDLLKGPVVTVGLTAPMPGVIGVTITHFAGEQPRKPRFELAVAERSAGTDDWDSVSIVDDEAVLSSGELSVRVARGRPWSLDFIADGRVLTSSGDNGMGFMTTGDGGHHVREQLRLAVGELVYGLGERFGPLVKNGQVVDIWNADGGTASEQAYKNMPFYLSSAGYGVLVDHPGLVSFEVGSEAVSKVQFSVEGQSLRYFLIHGPAPKDVLRRYTALTGRPALPPAWSFGLWLSTSFTTSYDEQTVTGFLDGMRERDIPLSVVHFDCFWMRELHWCDFQWDPRTFPDPEGMLARLKARGLKVCVWINPYIAQRSALFAEGQAKGYLLRRPNGDVWQWDLWQPGMALVDFTNPAARRWYAEKLGALLDQGVDCFKTDFGERVPTDVVYYDRADPERMHNYYTYLYNRTVFDLLRERRGEGEAVVFARSATVGCQQFPVHWGGDCESTFEAMAESLRGGLSLGLSGFGFWSHDIGGFEGTPDPALFKRWIAFGLLSSHSRLHGSSSYRVPWLFDEESTPVLRFFTRLKARLMPYLFAAAVQAHTEGVPVLRAMALEFPEDPACAHLERQYLLGEDLLVAPVFSADGEVSYYLPEGTWTDVLTGEAVPGGRWLRRRYDFQSLPLLARPGSVIPFGAVDDRPDYDYAEGVTLHVHQLADGTRVRTRVPEVSGATAVVFDTARMGRTVMVQADREVTGWRVLLVGIGSVRSVDGGRSSAHPHGTLIEADSSVVTVVQGSDDDQDH